A part of Fusarium graminearum PH-1 chromosome 3, whole genome shotgun sequence genomic DNA contains:
- a CDS encoding homocitrate synthase, translated as MQTANNPISHHTSHTMGEGAASSNSGDNSCGANSVGHHTSHTMGQGASSSSSGANGGGGVAEAQRVDDGITLGASLTDVETYNNDNDNESDDASSLGDSLASLDGTAGSVATSMRSSGSLSNFKIIDTTLREGEQFATAYFTTETKMKIAKALDDIGVEYLELTSPASSPQSKADAQAICKMGLKAKVLVHIRCNMDDARIAVETGVDGINMCIGTSAQLMKHSHGKDLDWIAAKAKEVIEFTQAHGLEVRFSGEDSFRSDFSEILKLYSLMDRLGAHRVGIADTVGGASWREVYDKVSTLRQMIGCDIETHFHNDTGCATSNAYTALEAGATHIDTTVLGIGERNGITPLGKLFQCMLGFGHEYVATKYRLDKLPALEKLVAEAVDIEIPWDTPDLSVFL; from the exons ATGCAGACAGCCAACAACCCCATCTCCCACCACACCAGCCACACCATGGGCGAAGGTGCTGCTAGTAGCAACAGCGGCGACAATAGCTGCGGAGCGAATAGCGTGGGTCACCATACTAGCCACACCATGGGCCAGggcgccagcagcagcagctctgGTGCCAATGGGGGAGGTGGGGTTGCTGAGGCTCAGAGAGTCGACGATGGCATCA CCCTGGGAGCCTCCCTAACAGACGTCGAGACctacaacaacgacaacgataACGAATCCGACGATGCAAGCTCCCTTGGCGACAGTCTCGCCAGTCTCGATGGTACAGCTGGCTCTGTAGCTACCTCCATGCGAAGCTCTGGTAGTCTCTCCAActtcaagatcatcgacaCCACCCTGCGCGAGGGAGAGCAGTTTGCCACTGCCTACTTCaccaccgagaccaagatgaagattgCAAAGGCCCTCGACGACATTGGTGTTGAATAC CTCGAATTGACGTCACCTGCTTCCTCCCCACAGTCCAAGGCCGATGCCCAAGCCATTTGCAAGATGGGTCTCAAGGCAAAGGTCCTGGTCCACATCCGATGCAACATGGACGACGCTCGCATCGCCGTTGAAACAGGCGTCGACGGCATCAACATGTGCATTGGCACTTCGGCCCAGCTCATGAAGCACTCCCACGGCAAGGACCTCGACTGGATTGCCgcaaaggccaaggaggtcATCGAATTCACCCAAGCCCACGGCCTCGAGGTCCGCTTCTCGGGCGAAGACTCGTTCCGCTCCGACTTTAGcgagatcctcaagctgTACTCCCTCATGGACCGTCTCGGTGCTCACCGCGTGGGAATCGCCGACACCGTTGGAGGCGCCTCCTGGCGCGAGGTCTATGACAAGGTCTCTACGCTGCGACAGATGATTGGATGTGACATTGAGACTCACTTCCACAACGACACTGGCTGCGCCACTTCCAACGCGTACACCGCTCTCGAAGCTGGAGCCACCCACATCGACACTACCGTCCTGGGCATTGGTGAGCGAAACGGCATCACTCCTCTGGGCAAGCTGTTCCAGTGcatgcttggctttgggCACGAGTATGTTGCCACCAAGTACCgtctcgacaagcttcctgctcttgagaagctcgtcGCTGAGGCTGTTGATATTGAGATCCCCTGGGATACTCCTGACCTCTCGGTGTTTCTGTAA